A stretch of Polypterus senegalus isolate Bchr_013 chromosome 3, ASM1683550v1, whole genome shotgun sequence DNA encodes these proteins:
- the her8a gene encoding hairy-related 8a: MTASSLDSTPDRNCSAKEERKLRKPLIEKKRRERINNSLDQLKCIMVDAYNLDQSKLEKADVLEITVQHMESLQRNNLLAGGQHGLEAQQRYSSGYIQCMHEVHNLLLNCQGMDKKVGARLLNHLLKSLPQICSDVATAPSMASPKVLSPGHPAASIYPQMTVSRVHDGHPGALLQGVQLPNTQMSPPVQHRTDVDRARSVENLSSPPGSPEHGHGNSPVHHQLQSFLGSDSSMWRPW, encoded by the exons ATGACCGCGTCCAGTCTGGATAGCACGCCCGACAGAAACTGCAGTGCAAAGGAGGAGAGAAAG TTGAGGAAACCTCTAATTGAAAAGAAGCGAAGGGAGAGGATCAACAACAGCCTGGATCAACTCAAATGCATAATGGTGGATGCCTACAATCTAGAT CAATCCAAACTTGAGAAAGCAGACGTGTTGGAAATCACAGTGCAGCATATGGAAAGtttacaaagaaataatttattag CTGGTGGACAGCATGGTCTTGAGGCACAACAGAGATACAGCAGTGGTTATATACAGTGCATGCATGAGGTGCACAACCTGTTACTTAACTGTCAAGGTATGGACAAGAAAGTGGGTGCACGCTTACTCAACCATCTCCTAAAGTCCCTGCCACAGATCTGCAGTGATGTGGCTACAGCTCCCAGCATGGCCTCCCCTAAAGTTTTATCACCTGGTCACCCGGCAGCCTCCATCTACCCACAAATGACTGTGTCCAGGGTCCATGATGGCCATCCTGGTGCTCTTCTGCAAGGGGTTCAGCTGCCAAACACGCAGATGTCCCCACCTGTTCAGCATAGAACTGATGTGGACCGTGCCAGAAGTGTGGAAAATCTTTCATCACCACCTGGATCACCTGAACATGGCCATGGAAATTCTCCAGTGCATCATCAATTGCAATCATTTTTAGGCAGTGACTCCTCAATGTGGAGACCGTGGTAG